One Microvirga thermotolerans DNA window includes the following coding sequences:
- a CDS encoding Crp/Fnr family transcriptional regulator translates to MSSSFHPDYNPMIRKLESVFTLTDDERQALETLPMQVQVIKADQDVVREGDRPSRSCLILSGFACTYKMTAQGKRQIVSFNLPGDIPDLQSLHLKVLDNSISTISQCRVGFITHETLWDLCIRHPRIAAAFWRETLIDASIFREWVLNVGRREGISRMAHVLCELVVRLRAVDLVEDHACDLPITQGEFADALGFTTVHVNRVLQQMRAEGLIELSGDRLNIPDWDRLKQMGEFDPTYLHLESDQAAA, encoded by the coding sequence GTGTCCTCATCGTTTCACCCTGACTACAATCCGATGATCCGCAAGCTGGAGAGCGTCTTCACGCTCACCGATGACGAGCGGCAGGCGCTTGAGACCCTGCCGATGCAGGTCCAGGTGATCAAGGCCGACCAGGATGTGGTGCGCGAGGGCGACCGTCCGTCCCGGTCCTGCCTGATCCTCAGCGGCTTCGCCTGCACCTACAAGATGACAGCGCAAGGCAAGCGCCAGATCGTCTCCTTCAACCTGCCCGGCGACATTCCCGACCTGCAGAGCCTGCACCTGAAGGTGCTGGACAACAGCATCAGCACCATCAGCCAGTGCCGGGTGGGGTTCATCACCCATGAGACCCTGTGGGACCTCTGTATCCGCCATCCCCGCATCGCAGCCGCCTTCTGGCGTGAGACCCTGATCGATGCGTCGATCTTCCGGGAATGGGTGTTGAACGTCGGGCGGCGCGAAGGCATCAGCCGCATGGCCCATGTGCTGTGCGAGCTGGTGGTGCGCCTCAGAGCGGTGGACCTCGTCGAGGACCATGCCTGCGACCTGCCGATCACCCAGGGCGAGTTCGCCGATGCGCTCGGCTTCACCACGGTTCACGTCAACCGGGTGCTTCAGCAGATGCGAGCTGAGGGACTGATCGAGCTGAGCGGTGACCGTCTGAACATTCCTGACTGGGACAGGTTGAAGCAGATGGGCGAGTTCGACCCGACCTACCTGCACCTGGAGAGCGATCAGGCCGCCGCATGA
- a CDS encoding cold-shock protein, giving the protein MVMGTVKFYNDMKGFGFIQPNDGSKDVFVHATALERAGMRGLVEGQKVAFDTAEDRRSGKIAVNNIEMA; this is encoded by the coding sequence ATGGTTATGGGCACTGTAAAATTCTACAATGACATGAAGGGCTTCGGCTTCATCCAGCCGAATGATGGCAGCAAGGACGTGTTCGTCCATGCCACCGCTCTTGAGCGCGCCGGCATGCGCGGCCTCGTCGAAGGCCAAAAGGTTGCCTTCGACACGGCGGAAGACCGCCGCTCCGGCAAGATCGCCGTCAACAACATCGAGATGGCCTAA